From the Pseudomonas sp. VD-NE ins genome, the window ATGTTCAGCCCGAGCTATTGCCCGAAATGCGGTGGCCCTGACCTCGGTCAGCAGATACCGGCGGGCGATACGCACGAGCGCCTGATGTGCCGCGGCTGCGGCTACATCCACTACGTCAATCCGAAGATCATTGCCGGCTGCATCATCGAGCAGGACGGCAAATACCTCTTGTGCCAACGGGCGATCCCACCGCGCCCGGGCACCTGGACGCTGCCGGCCGGCTTCATGGAAAGCGGCGAGACCACCGAGCAAGCGGCCATCCGCGAAGTCTGGGAAGAAAGCGGCGTGCGCGCGGAAA encodes:
- a CDS encoding NUDIX hydrolase; the encoded protein is MFSPSYCPKCGGPDLGQQIPAGDTHERLMCRGCGYIHYVNPKIIAGCIIEQDGKYLLCQRAIPPRPGTWTLPAGFMESGETTEQAAIREVWEESGVRAEIVSPYSIFSVPKISEVYIIFRAIALEITGQYGPETLDYKFFAPEDIPWEQIYYPAIRQILERYIEERQAGVYGIYMGNDDSGKIHFIR